From the Chitinivibrionia bacterium genome, one window contains:
- a CDS encoding DegT/DnrJ/EryC1/StrS family aminotransferase, with amino-acid sequence MPITVTKPSMPPLVEFIPYLEDIWERKIVTNSGLYHQEFEAELCKHLKIKHLSIFTNGTVPLTTALQTMKITGEVITTPYSFAATTHSIQWVGTTPVFADVDNYGNISPEKIEEAITPKTTAIMPVHCYGNPCKVNEIQEIADRYGLKVIYDAAHCFGVEINGKSILEYGDMATLSFHATKSFNTLEGGALVCRDNITKTRIDNLKNFGFVSETKVIINGINGKMDEVRAAYGLLLLKHIGKEIEKRKKITEHYRNLLSDVKGLRFFNDIENVKHNYIYFPIFIDEKEYGMSRDALYERLKENDFYARRYFYPLISEFLPYKGLPSSAAKNLPNATKMSREVICLPMYADLVMEDVEKICEVVKGKRWH; translated from the coding sequence ATGCCAATAACCGTAACAAAACCGTCTATGCCGCCGCTTGTGGAATTTATACCTTATCTCGAGGATATTTGGGAGAGAAAAATCGTGACAAACAGCGGTTTGTATCATCAGGAATTTGAAGCAGAGTTGTGCAAACACCTGAAAATCAAGCATTTAAGCATTTTTACAAACGGAACCGTGCCGCTTACCACCGCTTTGCAAACAATGAAAATTACGGGCGAAGTTATTACTACGCCATACTCTTTTGCCGCGACAACGCACTCAATTCAATGGGTAGGCACAACGCCTGTATTTGCCGATGTTGATAATTACGGCAATATTTCGCCCGAAAAAATAGAAGAAGCGATTACTCCGAAAACCACGGCTATAATGCCCGTTCATTGCTACGGAAATCCGTGTAAGGTTAATGAAATTCAAGAAATCGCCGACAGATACGGTTTAAAAGTTATTTATGACGCGGCGCATTGCTTTGGCGTAGAAATAAACGGCAAAAGTATTTTGGAATACGGCGATATGGCAACGCTCAGTTTTCACGCGACAAAATCATTCAACACATTGGAAGGCGGAGCTTTGGTTTGCAGAGATAATATTACAAAAACAAGAATAGATAATCTGAAAAATTTCGGTTTTGTAAGCGAAACCAAAGTAATAATAAACGGAATTAACGGAAAAATGGACGAAGTCCGCGCAGCTTACGGCTTGCTTTTGCTGAAACATATAGGCAAAGAAATAGAGAAGCGCAAGAAAATCACCGAACATTACAGAAACTTGCTTTCAGACGTTAAGGGCTTACGGTTTTTTAACGATATTGAAAACGTAAAGCATAATTACATTTACTTTCCTATATTTATCGACGAAAAAGAATATGGAATGAGCCGAGACGCGCTTTATGAAAGACTAAAAGAAAACGATTTTTACGCAAGAAGATATTTTTACCCGCTGATAAGCGAATTTTTGCCATACAAAGGACTGCCCAGCAGTGCCGCCAAAAATTTGCCCAACGCGACAAAAATGTCAAGAGAAGTAATTTGCCTGCCAATGTACGCGGACTTGGTGATGGAGGATGTTGAGAAGATTTGTGAGGTTGTGAAAGGGAAAAGATGGCATTAA
- a CDS encoding ABC transporter permease, with translation MTLFRLITLAYKAILRNGFRSILTMLGIIIGVAAVITMLAVGAGTQKSIRESIAAMGANMLFIVPGGDMRGQARTAAARARFDEGDLRAIQANATMLSYVSPVVSRNGTVRFQAESRTTSINGVEPSFIYIRALDIADGRNFNDQEAARGAKVVVIGQTIIDNLFGDFDPIGQTIRFDRTPFTVVGTLVPKGQNSMGQDQDDIILAPFNTVQRRLIAGRTIRQIIASVVDESLTQQAIAEVADILRAHRRIREDAPNDFQIHSQQELGNMMEESNNMMTALLTAIAAISLLVGGIGIMNIMFVSVIERTREIGLRMAVGAKGKDILMQFLIEAIMISLTGGVIGMLFGVGASFALHQTLGWAISIAPTSIIISFAVCVATGMFFGWYPAFKASKLDPIEALRFE, from the coding sequence ATGACTTTATTTCGACTTATTACGCTCGCATACAAGGCGATTTTGCGCAACGGTTTCAGAAGCATTCTTACAATGCTCGGCATAATTATCGGCGTGGCGGCGGTGATTACGATGCTTGCCGTGGGCGCGGGAACGCAGAAAAGCATTCGCGAAAGCATTGCCGCTATGGGGGCGAATATGCTGTTTATAGTCCCCGGCGGCGATATGCGAGGACAAGCAAGAACTGCCGCCGCAAGAGCAAGATTTGACGAAGGCGACCTGCGCGCAATTCAGGCGAATGCTACAATGTTGTCGTACGTCTCCCCCGTGGTATCGCGAAACGGAACCGTGCGATTTCAGGCAGAAAGCAGGACGACTTCGATTAACGGAGTAGAGCCGTCATTCATATATATACGTGCGCTCGACATTGCCGACGGACGAAATTTTAACGACCAAGAAGCTGCAAGAGGCGCAAAAGTAGTGGTTATAGGGCAGACTATTATCGACAATCTTTTCGGCGATTTTGACCCAATCGGACAAACTATAAGATTTGACAGAACTCCGTTTACTGTTGTCGGAACGCTTGTTCCCAAAGGGCAAAACAGTATGGGACAAGACCAGGACGACATAATTTTGGCGCCGTTTAACACTGTGCAAAGACGGCTTATAGCAGGCAGAACTATTCGGCAAATTATAGCCTCGGTCGTTGACGAATCGCTCACACAGCAAGCAATCGCCGAAGTCGCAGACATTTTGCGCGCGCACCGAAGAATTCGCGAAGACGCCCCCAACGACTTCCAAATCCACTCGCAACAGGAATTAGGCAATATGATGGAAGAATCCAACAATATGATGACCGCGCTTTTGACTGCGATTGCGGCAATTTCGCTTTTGGTGGGCGGTATCGGAATTATGAACATTATGTTTGTGTCCGTAATCGAAAGAACGCGCGAAATCGGTTTGCGAATGGCGGTCGGCGCAAAAGGCAAAGACATTTTAATGCAATTTTTGATTGAAGCGATAATGATAAGTTTAACAGGCGGGGTCATAGGTATGCTTTTCGGCGTGGGCGCATCGTTTGCACTGCACCAGACGCTCGGTTGGGCAATATCGATTGCTCCGACATCCATAATAATAAGTTTTGCCGTTTGCGTCGCCACAGGAATGTTTTTCGGATGGTATCCCGCGTTCAAGGCAAGCAAATTAGACCCGATAGAAGCGCTTCGCTTCGAGTAA
- a CDS encoding glycosyltransferase family 2 protein: MRIRKNEPNHKEFNAFFLNDDRIKNLTSYETFPNKETKNPVVRVFVMTYNNIGFARHNLNGILMQKTNFPFEICIQDDCSTDGTSDIVREYASKYPNIIGNIHPENLWGKIAFRNKFWENTKEHNCKYLAFCDGDDYWTDPYKLQIQYDFLENNGDFALCSGGWIVNNEFDATQQMCGGGKIVGFEYDFEKGHYPNYWVKSFTRMCRTDAIPEMSTGLKFKYFRDVHLAYFILTKGKGYFFSRLFGVYNKHQGGIYGGIAPDRQMSVDYRVYEELYRETRNKQVAAVFVPLILGQMLLLAENKEKQIAFYKEIIESFPELREEVNEIIFKGKQ, from the coding sequence GTGAGAATCAGGAAAAACGAGCCTAACCACAAAGAGTTTAATGCGTTTTTTCTCAATGATGATAGGATAAAAAATCTTACATCATACGAAACTTTTCCAAATAAAGAAACAAAAAATCCTGTGGTGCGCGTTTTTGTTATGACATACAACAACATTGGTTTTGCGCGGCATAATCTGAATGGGATTTTAATGCAAAAAACAAATTTTCCCTTTGAAATCTGCATACAGGACGATTGTTCCACAGACGGGACTTCCGACATTGTGCGCGAATATGCAAGCAAATATCCTAATATAATCGGCAATATTCACCCTGAGAATTTATGGGGAAAAATTGCGTTTCGCAATAAATTCTGGGAAAATACTAAAGAGCACAATTGCAAATATCTTGCTTTTTGCGACGGCGACGATTATTGGACAGACCCGTATAAATTGCAGATACAATATGACTTTTTAGAAAATAACGGCGATTTTGCATTGTGTAGCGGCGGCTGGATAGTAAATAACGAATTTGACGCAACTCAACAAATGTGCGGCGGCGGAAAAATTGTAGGATTTGAATACGATTTCGAAAAAGGTCATTATCCGAATTATTGGGTAAAAAGTTTTACAAGAATGTGCCGAACAGACGCAATACCCGAGATGAGCACTGGATTGAAATTCAAATATTTCAGAGATGTTCATTTGGCTTACTTCATTTTAACAAAAGGCAAAGGCTACTTCTTTTCGCGGCTTTTCGGAGTTTACAACAAACACCAAGGCGGAATTTACGGCGGAATTGCTCCTGATAGACAAATGAGTGTGGATTACCGCGTGTATGAAGAACTTTATCGCGAAACGCGCAACAAACAGGTTGCCGCAGTATTTGTTCCTCTAATACTTGGGCAAATGCTTTTGTTGGCGGAAAATAAAGAAAAGCAAATCGCTTTTTATAAAGAAATCATAGAAAGTTTTCCCGAATTACGCGAAGAAGTGAATGAAATTATTTTTAAAGGAAAGCAATGA
- a CDS encoding radical SAM protein: protein MRIPKKKLSYYDLQDKKLILWGEEKIRLDAADFFGDLDIAESLPFDGEITDADGKTVVICSFSPQEYIEKLKRKELNFITIDEMISTVDEIDLYNNAVNHRNKKIIVFGEEAGISLLIKQNPNLKIDYIVNDICAGGRICSAPVKLCSELLNERSGSFRIICAMNPDKVLRSAFNKLGLSFGKDFYFHFDGGLIRSQLPSPSQLLRKTMSDSPKYNMDCKINDGVLAIHPFSALPCCNSITIVALESFPYIGLEDMVSSVFFRIMQLSTTNRTYSLCVPGNKCYRIGDKKYLTDDEKSIRRGKYSLLKPQEYTWSLNYDDSCNLKCRTCRTHFITKPTGDESLVDMTHKTVVENINLMPKFIFGGGEMLYGKYNKDILFNCNPYKEIDILTNGTLFNEENWQKIRAKYDRIKSVNVSVDAASKEMYKIVRGADFDVLLKNLRMLSELRKKNEIEYFMTTFTITTVNFREMKDWVLLMKELQCDNCLFQRVRCFRAFKPEELYIEDVYDERNPRHKEFLTLISDPVFKLPNVKFKDKRGIEHIFEQKKEAEQCQ, encoded by the coding sequence ATGAGAATTCCGAAAAAAAAATTATCATATTACGATTTGCAAGACAAAAAATTAATTTTGTGGGGCGAAGAAAAAATTCGATTGGATGCCGCGGATTTTTTCGGAGATTTGGATATTGCCGAATCCTTGCCTTTTGACGGTGAAATTACCGATGCCGACGGAAAAACAGTGGTTATATGTTCATTTTCGCCGCAAGAATATATTGAAAAATTAAAGAGAAAAGAACTGAATTTTATTACAATCGACGAAATGATTTCGACGGTTGACGAGATAGATTTATACAACAACGCCGTAAACCATCGCAATAAAAAAATAATCGTTTTCGGCGAAGAGGCGGGGATTTCTCTTTTAATTAAGCAAAATCCCAATCTTAAAATAGATTATATTGTAAATGATATTTGCGCGGGAGGACGTATTTGCAGCGCGCCCGTTAAACTGTGTTCGGAATTGCTGAACGAGCGAAGCGGTAGTTTTAGAATTATTTGCGCTATGAATCCTGATAAAGTTCTCAGAAGCGCATTTAATAAGCTGGGTTTGTCTTTCGGAAAAGATTTTTATTTCCATTTCGACGGCGGACTTATTCGCTCGCAATTACCGTCTCCATCTCAACTTTTGCGAAAAACTATGTCGGATTCTCCGAAATATAATATGGATTGTAAAATAAACGACGGAGTTCTTGCTATTCATCCGTTTAGCGCTTTACCTTGTTGCAACAGTATAACAATCGTTGCTCTCGAAAGTTTTCCGTATATCGGCTTAGAAGATATGGTTTCTTCTGTGTTTTTCAGAATTATGCAACTAAGCACAACAAACAGAACATACAGTTTATGTGTCCCCGGCAATAAATGTTACAGAATCGGCGATAAAAAATATCTTACAGACGATGAAAAATCAATTCGACGGGGAAAATACAGCCTGCTCAAACCGCAAGAATATACATGGTCGTTAAATTACGACGATTCTTGTAATTTGAAATGCAGAACTTGTCGAACGCACTTTATTACCAAGCCCACCGGTGATGAAAGCCTTGTTGATATGACACATAAAACCGTTGTTGAAAACATAAATCTAATGCCTAAGTTTATTTTTGGGGGCGGGGAAATGCTCTACGGAAAGTATAACAAAGACATCCTTTTTAATTGTAATCCTTACAAAGAAATAGACATACTTACCAACGGAACTTTGTTTAATGAAGAAAATTGGCAAAAAATAAGGGCAAAATATGACAGAATAAAATCTGTAAATGTTTCTGTTGACGCAGCAAGTAAAGAAATGTATAAAATAGTTCGCGGAGCAGATTTTGATGTGCTTCTCAAAAATTTGCGTATGTTATCCGAGTTACGAAAAAAGAACGAAATCGAATATTTTATGACAACATTCACTATTACAACGGTTAATTTTCGCGAGATGAAAGATTGGGTTCTGTTAATGAAAGAATTACAATGCGATAATTGCCTTTTTCAAAGAGTGCGTTGTTTCAGAGCGTTTAAACCGGAAGAACTCTATATTGAAGATGTGTACGACGAGCGAAACCCGCGGCACAAAGAGTTTTTGACATTAATTTCTGATCCGGTTTTTAAGTTGCCCAACGTGAAATTTAAGGATAAAAGAGGAATAGAGCACATATTTGAACAAAAAAAGGAAGCGGAACAATGCCAATAA